One stretch of Glycine soja cultivar W05 chromosome 7, ASM419377v2, whole genome shotgun sequence DNA includes these proteins:
- the LOC114419664 gene encoding protein yippee-like translates to MGRLFLINLEGNFYSCKHCQTHFALEDDIISKSFQCRHGKAFLFDKVVNVTVGEKEERMMITGLHTVVDIFCVVCGSIVGWRYEAAHEKTQKYKEGKFILERFKVLGPDGSLYLAAQAAGSDADD, encoded by the exons ATGGGAAGGCTTTTCTTGATCAACCTTGAAGGAAACTTCTATAGTTGCAAacactgccaaacacattttgcTCTTGAGGATGATATCATTTCCAag TCTTTCCAATGCAGGCATGGGAAAGCTTTTCTTTTTGACAAAGT TGTGAATGTCACTGTTGGTGAGAAAGAAGAACGGATGATGATCACCGGATTGCACACTGTCGTTGACATATTCTGTGTTGTATGTGGGTCCATTGTTGGGTGGAGATAT gaGGCTGCTCATGAGAAGACTCAGAAGTACAAAGAAGGAAAGTTTATCCTTGAAAG GTTTAAGGTGTTGGGACCTGATGGCAGCCTCTACTTGGCAGCTCAAGCAGCTGGAAGTGATGCTGATGATTAA
- the LOC114419050 gene encoding cell wall protein RBR3-like, which translates to MVMKQRDEELSLFLELRRREKENEKNNLVLLQNSEELHLSNLESNDGGSMISKIVSSVPPRKNEVEEFLNSEIDKSDYEWLLAPPDAPLFPTLEKESQISVKSEQETRNARPTALKPRVANIQADPALRSNVVSKHHASMPGLGSSTNGSRRPSSSGGLTPATSRSSTPSGRPTLPSTTKSSRPSTPTSRATLPSAKSTAPPVRSSTPTRSTARSSTPTARPSLAPPKTSQRSATPTLRSSTPSRAFGASAPPTRPSSASKARPGPLVAKNPVQSRGSSPSVRSRPWEPSQMPGFSLDAPPNLKTSLSDRPASATRTRPGAPNSRSSSVDASSNAKSRRQASTPSKGRTSTGLVHNNHTSMQVLSRARFTDGDDESPVMIGTKMVERVVNMRKLAPPKHEDHHSSRENSYGKSSSGSSGFGTTLSKKSLDMAMRHMDIRRSFQGNMRPLVTSIPASSMYSVRSGSSSKSRTVSASDSPLATSSTTSSEPSVNNSSISYDGSEAEENDFASEKGNS; encoded by the exons ATGGTGATGAAGCAGAGAGATGAAGAGCTCTCTTTGTTCCTCGAGCTGAGGAGGAGGGAGAAAGAGAATGAGAAAAACAACCTTGTTCTGCTTCAAAACTCTGAGGAACTTCATTTGTCCAATTTGg AATCCAATGATGGGGGCTCCATGATTTCCAAGATCGTGTCTTCGGTGCCACCAAGgaagaatgaagttgaagaGTTTTTGAATTCAGAGATTGACAAGTCTGACTATGAATG GCTTCTTGCACCACCAGATGCACCTCTTTTTCCTACTTTAGAGAAAGAGTCACAAATATCAGTAAAGAGTGAACAGGAGACTCGTAATGCTCGCCCTACAGCTTTAAAACCTAGG GTAGCAAATATCCAAGCAGATCCTGCTTTAAGAAGCAATGTAGTTTCCAAGCATCATGCATCAATGCCAGGACTAGGTTCTTCCACAAATGGTAGTAGGAGACCTTCATCATCTGGGGGTCTAACCCCAGCCACTTCAAGATCTTCAACTCCATCTGGAAGGCCAACATTACCTTCAACAACCAAATCCTCTAGGCCATCCACACCTACCTCCAGGGCCACCTTACCATCTGCAAAGTCAACAGCTCCACCAGTGAGATCATCCACTCCTACAAGATCCACTGCCAGGTCCTCAACACCTACTGCAAGGCCTTCCTTGGCACCTCCAAAGACATCTCAGAGATCAGCAACACCAACACTTAGATCATCAACCCCATCAAGGGCATTTGGAGCATCTGCTCCTCCTACTAGACCTTCATCAGCATCGAAAGCACGCCCTGGCCCTTTAGTTGCTAAGAATCCAGTGCAATCACGTGGCAGCTCTCCCTCGGTGAGATCTAGACCATGGGAACCCTCACAAATGCCTGGTTTCTCACTTGATGCTCCTCCAAATTTGAAGACATCATTGTCAGATAGACCTGCTTCAGCCACTAGGACTAGGCCTGGTGCACCGAATTCTAGATCATCTTCTGTTGATGCCAGCAGCAATGCAAAATCTAGAAGGCAGGCAAGTACCCCTTCCAAAGGAAGAACTTCAACGGGGCTGGTCCACAATAATCACACCTCTATGCAAGTTTTGAGTAGAGCTCGTTTCACTGATGGAGATGATGAAAGCCCAGTTATGATTGGGACAAAGATGGTTGAAAGAGTAGTGAACATGAGGAAACTGGCCCCCCCAAAACATGAAGACCACCATTCATCTCGTGAGAATTCTTATGGAAAATCTTCTTCCGGTAGCTCTGGATTTGGAACTACACTTTCAAAGAAGTCTTTAGATATGGCAATGAGGCATATG GACATAAGGCGAAGCTTCCAAGGTAATATGCGGCCTCTTGTGACAAGCATTCCAGCTTCCTCTATGTACAGTGTGAGATCAGGTAGTTCCTCAAAGAGCAGGACAGTGAGTGCTTCTGATTCTCCACTTGCCACAAGCAGCACTACCAGCTCTGAACCAAGTGTTAATAACAGCTCCATATCTTATGATGGAAGTGAGGCTGAAGAAAATGATTTTGCAAGTGAGAAGGGAAACTCTTGA